Proteins from a genomic interval of Stenotrophomonas maltophilia R551-3:
- the yidA gene encoding sugar-phosphatase, with amino-acid sequence MDMGRRQSTIELVAIDMDGTLLDPTHTLTVRAKQAIAQARALGVHIVLTSGRPVPGLAPFLHELGITGDDDYCIACNGGLVQRIGTRETVVEYPLSFDNFLFCEQVARDLGVHFQALDSRRMYTPNQDISYYTVADSHLSRMPLSYRRVEDMDPSMSFIKLMMIDAPDVLDAAIARLPSELTERFAVLKSAPFFLEVFDHRAGKGPSLQKLAEHLGIDRANVMAIGDQENDLTMLQYAGTSVAMGNAIDAVKAVARFETTSNADEGVARAIERFVLQ; translated from the coding sequence ATGGACATGGGCCGCAGGCAATCGACCATCGAACTGGTCGCCATCGACATGGATGGCACCCTGCTGGACCCCACCCACACGCTCACCGTCCGGGCCAAGCAGGCGATCGCGCAGGCGCGCGCGCTGGGCGTGCACATCGTGCTGACCAGTGGCCGCCCGGTTCCCGGCCTGGCACCGTTCCTGCACGAGCTGGGCATCACCGGCGACGACGACTACTGCATCGCCTGCAATGGTGGCCTGGTGCAGCGCATCGGCACGCGCGAAACCGTGGTCGAGTATCCGCTCAGCTTCGACAACTTCCTGTTCTGCGAGCAGGTGGCCCGAGACCTGGGTGTGCACTTCCAGGCGCTGGACAGCCGGCGCATGTATACGCCCAACCAGGACATCAGCTACTACACCGTGGCCGACTCGCATCTCTCGCGGATGCCGCTGTCCTATCGCCGCGTGGAAGACATGGACCCGTCGATGTCCTTCATCAAGCTGATGATGATCGACGCGCCCGACGTGCTGGATGCCGCCATCGCGCGCCTGCCCAGCGAACTGACCGAGCGCTTCGCGGTGCTGAAGAGCGCACCGTTTTTCCTGGAAGTGTTCGACCACCGCGCCGGCAAGGGCCCAAGCCTGCAGAAGCTGGCCGAGCACTTGGGCATCGACCGCGCCAACGTGATGGCCATCGGCGACCAGGAGAACGACCTGACCATGCTGCAGTACGCCGGTACCAGCGTGGCGATGGGCAATGCCATCGACGCGGTGAAGGCGGTGGCGCGGTTCGAGACCACCAGCAATGCAGACGAAGGCGTGGCGCGCGCCATTGAGCGTTTCGTCCTGCAGTAA
- a CDS encoding YifB family Mg chelatase-like AAA ATPase: protein MSLALVHSRARAGVDAPLVRVEVHLSGGLPATQIVGLAETSVRESRERVRAALLCARFDFPQRRITLNLAPADLPKEGGRYDLAIALGILAASGQVDPQSLLQYEFLGELGLTGELRPVAGALPAAIAAAEAGRILVVPPGNAAEAALAEHADVRVARTLLECCAGLGNPRLLPPVERVDTTPLPLPDLADVRGQAHARRALEVAAAGGHHLLLIGSPGCGKTLLASRLPSLLPDTEEVEALQLAAIASVSGEGLDPRRWRQRPFRAPHHSASAAALVGGGNPPCPGEISLAHHGVLFLDELPEWNRSALETLREPLESGHIRIARAARSVQYPARFQLVAAMNPCPCGWAGDRSNRCLCSDERINRYRARVSGPLLDRIDLHIGVTRMDAVELRESTPLGEPSASVRARVEAAHARQQARGGLNAHLPPAALRACTKLSEADQDLLEQAIERLQLSARAMHRILRVARTIADLAGCETIQTAHLAEAIGYRQLDRGKP, encoded by the coding sequence ATGAGCCTGGCGCTGGTCCACAGCCGTGCCCGCGCCGGGGTCGATGCCCCACTGGTGCGGGTGGAAGTGCACCTCTCTGGCGGCCTGCCTGCCACGCAGATCGTGGGCTTGGCCGAGACCAGCGTGCGCGAATCGCGCGAGCGCGTGCGTGCTGCCCTGCTCTGCGCGCGCTTCGACTTTCCGCAGCGGCGCATCACGTTGAATCTCGCGCCGGCCGACCTGCCCAAGGAAGGCGGCCGCTACGACCTGGCCATTGCACTGGGCATTCTAGCGGCCAGCGGCCAGGTCGATCCGCAGTCGCTGCTTCAGTACGAATTCCTGGGCGAGCTTGGCCTGACCGGTGAACTGCGGCCGGTAGCCGGAGCGCTGCCGGCCGCGATTGCGGCAGCAGAGGCAGGGCGCATTCTGGTGGTGCCACCCGGGAATGCGGCAGAAGCAGCTCTGGCCGAGCACGCTGATGTGCGAGTGGCGCGCACGCTGCTGGAATGCTGCGCTGGGTTGGGGAACCCACGCCTGCTGCCGCCCGTAGAGCGCGTGGACACGACGCCGTTACCGCTGCCCGATCTGGCCGACGTGCGCGGGCAGGCGCATGCACGACGCGCATTGGAAGTTGCCGCAGCGGGTGGGCACCATCTGTTGTTGATCGGCAGTCCAGGCTGCGGCAAGACGCTGCTGGCCTCACGCCTGCCCAGCCTGTTGCCGGACACCGAGGAAGTCGAGGCGTTGCAGCTGGCTGCGATTGCCTCAGTCAGTGGCGAAGGGTTGGACCCAAGACGATGGCGGCAGCGGCCCTTTCGGGCGCCGCACCACAGTGCCAGTGCGGCGGCGCTGGTGGGTGGCGGCAATCCCCCCTGCCCCGGTGAAATCTCGCTGGCCCATCATGGTGTCCTTTTCCTCGATGAGCTTCCAGAGTGGAACCGCAGTGCGTTGGAAACCCTGCGCGAGCCGCTGGAGTCCGGCCACATTCGCATCGCCCGCGCGGCGCGCAGCGTGCAGTATCCGGCGCGGTTCCAGCTTGTGGCAGCGATGAACCCCTGCCCGTGTGGCTGGGCCGGTGACCGCAGCAATCGCTGCCTGTGCAGCGATGAGCGGATCAACCGCTATCGCGCACGCGTGTCCGGTCCGTTGCTGGACCGAATCGATCTGCATATCGGCGTGACGCGCATGGATGCGGTGGAGCTGCGCGAGAGCACGCCGCTGGGTGAGCCCAGTGCATCGGTACGCGCACGGGTGGAAGCCGCGCACGCCCGGCAGCAGGCGCGTGGCGGGCTCAATGCCCATCTGCCACCGGCGGCGCTGCGGGCGTGCACGAAGCTGAGCGAGGCCGATCAGGATCTGTTGGAGCAGGCGATTGAGCGTCTGCAGCTTTCTGCGCGGGCGATGCACCGGATTCTGCGGGTGGCGCGCACGATTGCTGATCTGGCGGGTTGTGAAACGATCCAGACGGCGCATCTGGCTGAGGCGATCGGTTACCGGCAGTTGGATCGGGGAAAGCCTTAG
- a CDS encoding TonB-dependent receptor encodes MNTPPTTRLALAIITAIAAPAYAAETHDAAHDTPTTLNALQVIATPRGAAVAPTQVVGPNRYIIKAEDLDAMVTGNNGLAMLKQVPGASYTATDGLGLDISATSLFVRGFRMNEMGITFEGVPLNDNGFLSLTGTSVVNVGVPDGIGAITVSPGGAPVSVFSSSVNGGSLEYRLRELQDTSSLRVKQGVGSNNTLVTTVSGQSGQLGEHGPKVLVDLQRVSADKYQGEGTQNFLRGDLKLQQDVAWGDFTVFLSDSKAKVWGYNNISFDMIRKLGWKADIFYPDYAWAWYVASPENADKSCGAYTCGELSELIPYDTGQITRDRVSSINHRFQITPALSGNVQLYNANSHTQATLTDPTVPSPNGAPFSEQVQTPRVNRLGGMLNLQFETGAHTFTAGFWQEKSKAAAKTEWYQQPLLGEGPPLKATGPFDVYGPAFKTDNASSWVTRSRQFYLQDDIVLNDTLKLGVGFKAVDFRTSGGGLGDAKDRPVNGTLRAKSNFLPHVSLFWSPTESTDAFIDLANTMNGYRVAQRGNIGYTASAWTITDQEEFDRVAGTLRPEKNWNLTVGASHRFDRLTITGDVFYNDIRNRLLSAAIGTQFAQINTVRLMPKMHVIGADLGITADLTDHLQFYQGVAVARSYYDSDFVVGDTVYPIKGNAQPGYPQISLVSDLSAHFGDWRFGATSTSYLRQPFTYENDIRVPTFWQVNTYAAYRFGADSAVPGLELRLDVSNLFNRHNIGTATIAGSSFSGDYQTLQRSAPRQLMFSTSMAF; translated from the coding sequence ATGAACACCCCACCCACGACGCGCCTCGCCCTTGCCATCATCACGGCCATCGCCGCACCGGCGTATGCCGCAGAAACGCACGACGCAGCACATGACACCCCCACCACCTTGAACGCGCTGCAGGTGATCGCCACGCCGCGCGGCGCCGCCGTTGCACCCACCCAGGTGGTCGGTCCCAACCGCTACATCATCAAGGCGGAAGACCTCGACGCGATGGTCACCGGCAACAACGGCCTGGCCATGCTGAAGCAGGTACCCGGCGCCAGCTACACCGCCACCGACGGGCTGGGCCTGGACATCTCGGCCACCAGCCTGTTCGTGCGCGGCTTCCGCATGAACGAAATGGGCATCACCTTCGAAGGCGTGCCACTGAACGACAACGGCTTCCTCTCGCTCACCGGCACCAGCGTGGTGAACGTGGGCGTGCCCGATGGCATCGGCGCGATCACGGTCAGCCCCGGCGGCGCACCGGTCAGCGTGTTCTCCAGCAGCGTCAACGGCGGCAGCCTGGAATACCGCCTGCGCGAGCTGCAGGACACGTCCAGCCTGCGCGTGAAACAGGGCGTGGGCAGCAACAACACGTTGGTCACCACCGTGTCCGGGCAGAGCGGCCAACTCGGTGAGCACGGCCCGAAGGTGCTGGTCGACCTGCAGCGCGTGTCCGCCGACAAGTACCAGGGCGAGGGCACCCAGAACTTCCTGCGCGGCGACCTGAAGCTGCAGCAGGACGTTGCCTGGGGCGACTTCACCGTGTTCCTGTCCGACAGCAAGGCCAAGGTCTGGGGTTACAACAACATTTCGTTCGACATGATCCGCAAGCTGGGCTGGAAGGCCGACATCTTCTATCCCGATTATGCCTGGGCGTGGTACGTGGCCTCGCCGGAGAATGCGGACAAGTCCTGCGGCGCCTATACCTGCGGTGAGCTGTCCGAACTGATCCCGTACGACACCGGCCAGATCACCCGCGACCGCGTGTCCTCGATCAACCATCGCTTCCAGATTACCCCGGCCCTGAGTGGCAACGTGCAGCTGTACAACGCCAACAGCCACACCCAGGCCACGCTGACCGATCCGACCGTGCCGTCGCCCAACGGCGCACCGTTCTCCGAACAGGTGCAGACGCCGCGTGTGAATCGCCTGGGCGGCATGCTCAACCTGCAGTTCGAGACCGGCGCGCACACCTTCACCGCTGGCTTCTGGCAGGAGAAGAGCAAGGCCGCGGCCAAGACCGAGTGGTACCAGCAGCCGCTGCTGGGCGAGGGCCCGCCGCTGAAGGCCACCGGCCCGTTCGATGTGTATGGCCCCGCGTTCAAGACCGACAACGCATCGAGCTGGGTGACCCGCTCGCGCCAGTTCTACCTGCAGGACGACATCGTGTTGAACGACACGCTGAAGCTGGGCGTTGGCTTCAAGGCCGTGGACTTCCGCACCAGCGGTGGCGGCCTGGGTGATGCCAAGGACCGGCCGGTGAACGGCACGCTGCGCGCGAAGAGCAACTTCCTGCCGCATGTCTCGCTGTTCTGGAGCCCGACCGAATCCACCGATGCCTTCATCGACCTGGCCAACACCATGAACGGCTACCGCGTGGCCCAGCGCGGCAACATCGGCTACACCGCCTCGGCGTGGACCATCACCGACCAGGAAGAGTTCGACCGCGTGGCCGGCACGCTGCGCCCGGAGAAGAACTGGAACCTGACCGTCGGCGCGTCGCATCGCTTCGACCGGCTGACAATCACCGGCGATGTGTTCTACAACGACATCCGCAACCGCCTGCTGTCGGCGGCCATCGGCACCCAGTTCGCGCAGATCAACACCGTGCGGCTGATGCCGAAGATGCACGTGATCGGTGCCGACCTGGGCATCACCGCCGACCTGACCGATCACCTGCAGTTCTACCAGGGCGTAGCCGTGGCCCGTTCGTACTACGACAGCGATTTCGTGGTGGGCGACACGGTGTACCCGATCAAGGGCAACGCCCAGCCGGGCTACCCGCAGATCTCGCTGGTCAGCGACCTGTCGGCGCATTTCGGTGACTGGCGCTTCGGTGCCACCAGCACCTCCTATCTGCGCCAGCCCTTCACCTACGAGAACGACATCCGCGTGCCGACCTTCTGGCAGGTCAACACCTATGCCGCCTACCGCTTCGGTGCGGACAGCGCGGTGCCGGGGCTCGAGCTGCGGCTGGACGTGAGCAACCTGTTCAACCGCCACAACATCGGCACCGCCACCATCGCCGGGTCGTCGTTCTCGGGGGATTACCAGACCCTGCAGCGCAGCGCGCCCCGGCAGCTGATGTTCAGTACGTCGATGGCGTTCTGA
- a CDS encoding exopolysaccharide biosynthesis protein — protein sequence MTYRAPETNDSAPLAEQIEQMIDELPGDQVSVGTLLSALGDEGLLLIVILLSAIFIIPVSIPGLSTVFGASILLIGLSRVRNRPLWVPQKLARREIATDKLKANLGRALKWVHRMERLSRPMRLAVMVRSKKMMRLNNLMLVFATLLLMAPAGPIPFSNTLPALALMSFAIGFIQRDGAAVAAGYGFVVATVVYFGVLLGGVGFAAESVFSGFRAAPSEM from the coding sequence ATGACCTACCGTGCCCCCGAAACCAATGACAGCGCGCCCCTGGCCGAGCAGATCGAGCAGATGATCGACGAGCTGCCCGGCGACCAGGTCAGCGTCGGTACCCTGCTCAGCGCACTGGGCGATGAAGGCCTGCTGCTGATCGTGATCCTGCTCTCGGCCATCTTCATCATTCCGGTGTCGATTCCCGGGCTGAGTACCGTGTTTGGCGCCTCGATCCTGCTGATCGGCCTGAGCCGGGTGCGCAACCGCCCGCTGTGGGTGCCGCAGAAGCTGGCGCGCCGCGAGATCGCCACCGACAAGCTGAAGGCCAACCTGGGCCGTGCGCTGAAATGGGTGCACCGCATGGAGCGGCTGTCACGGCCGATGCGGCTGGCGGTGATGGTGCGCTCGAAGAAGATGATGCGCCTGAACAACCTGATGCTGGTGTTCGCGACCCTGCTGCTGATGGCGCCGGCCGGGCCGATTCCGTTCAGCAATACCTTGCCGGCGCTGGCGCTGATGTCCTTTGCGATCGGCTTCATCCAGCGCGATGGTGCGGCGGTGGCGGCTGGTTATGGTTTCGTGGTGGCTACGGTGGTGTATTTCGGCGTGCTGCTGGGTGGCGTGGGGTTTGCCGCCGAGTCGGTGTTCAGTGGATTCCGCGCTGCGCCTTCGGAAATGTAG
- a CDS encoding PQQ-dependent sugar dehydrogenase — MAKHILPTVGALALVVMLSACAGKAEYHPTDQSGAKPPLPAPKNFLMPPMQVPKGVGWADGQSPTVAEGLKIERIAANLQHPRRLLTLPNGDVLVVEGNGPGEEPVTTPKQWIAGKVKARSGKAGKGGNRVTLLRRTPGTNTWTQHVYIEGLHSPFGIQLIGDTLYVANTGNIMQYHYVPGETRMSDKGREFTDLPSTINHHWTKELLASRDGSKLYVGVGSNSNITENGLAVEYRRAVVLEVDVATRGSRIFASGIRNPTGLDWEPSTGTLWAVANERDEIGADLVPDYLTSVKEDGFYGWPYSYYGQHVDERVQPQRPDLVAKAITPDYAIGSHVAPLGLLFYTGQALPAQYHGGAFIGEHGSWDRSPLSGYEVVYVPFKDGKPTGRPQTVVSGFASKDEKTLMGAPVGMAMDAEGALLVADDVGDVVWRVSAK; from the coding sequence ATGGCTAAGCACATCCTGCCTACCGTGGGCGCCCTGGCGCTGGTCGTGATGCTGTCGGCCTGTGCCGGCAAGGCCGAATACCACCCCACCGACCAGTCGGGTGCGAAGCCGCCTCTGCCGGCACCGAAGAACTTCCTGATGCCGCCGATGCAGGTGCCCAAAGGCGTGGGTTGGGCCGACGGCCAGTCACCCACCGTGGCCGAAGGCCTGAAGATCGAACGCATCGCCGCCAACCTGCAGCATCCGCGGCGATTGTTGACCCTGCCCAACGGCGATGTGCTGGTGGTGGAAGGCAATGGCCCCGGCGAAGAGCCGGTCACCACGCCCAAGCAGTGGATCGCCGGCAAGGTGAAGGCGCGCTCGGGCAAGGCCGGCAAGGGCGGCAACCGGGTCACCCTGCTGCGCCGCACACCGGGCACGAACACCTGGACCCAGCACGTGTACATCGAAGGCCTGCATTCGCCGTTCGGCATCCAACTGATCGGTGACACGCTGTACGTGGCCAACACCGGCAACATCATGCAGTACCACTACGTGCCGGGCGAAACCCGCATGTCCGACAAGGGCCGCGAGTTCACCGACCTGCCCAGCACCATCAACCACCACTGGACCAAGGAACTGCTGGCCAGCCGCGATGGCAGCAAGCTGTACGTGGGCGTGGGCTCCAACAGCAACATCACCGAGAATGGTTTGGCAGTTGAATACCGCCGCGCGGTGGTGCTGGAAGTGGACGTGGCCACCCGTGGCAGCCGCATCTTTGCGTCGGGCATCCGCAACCCGACCGGACTGGACTGGGAGCCGAGCACCGGCACGCTGTGGGCCGTGGCGAACGAACGCGATGAAATCGGTGCGGATCTGGTGCCCGATTACCTCACCTCGGTGAAGGAAGATGGCTTCTACGGCTGGCCCTACAGCTACTACGGTCAGCACGTGGACGAGCGCGTGCAGCCGCAGCGGCCGGACCTGGTGGCGAAAGCCATCACGCCGGACTACGCCATCGGCTCGCACGTGGCACCGCTGGGCCTGCTGTTCTACACCGGCCAGGCACTGCCGGCGCAGTACCACGGCGGCGCCTTCATCGGCGAGCACGGCAGCTGGGATCGCTCACCATTGAGCGGCTACGAAGTGGTCTACGTACCGTTCAAGGACGGCAAGCCGACCGGGCGACCGCAGACCGTGGTCAGCGGCTTCGCCTCCAAGGACGAGAAGACCCTGATGGGCGCACCGGTAGGCATGGCGATGGATGCCGAAGGCGCACTGCTGGTCGCCGACGACGTGGGCGACGTGGTGTGGCGGGTGTCGGCCAAGTAG
- a CDS encoding XVIPCD domain-containing protein, with protein MADTPVFQGHHLIEQNAFEQSQLLKSLARSGHFTLHGPNNILNLPANPALATRLGISPHSGGPLSAYSDQLKFVLEDLTETYDGRTLLAKDSPPDVRAAAVERMGARIQDLEYTLRAGILNGDLVTNTPENMTAAEANAKIRTFFSDLDGYQRTHAAQIAELKTLNPSELRWRAVTQSEANVKAALDAIDEPGNSTLSERWGGRASMGTAIQEANQGGRLPLTEHTAARVRTAFNPEMPLTIVRPGPASTAPELAGSAGRAGAAEGAAEAAAARGQITGARVLGAAGVAALAVDFAITGHRVAELRSEGNDAGAKSAATHFVGRTAGGFGGGFLLGAGYGVVTGSWTGPGALATGLLGGVAGGFAGEYWAQYQDKKAVYTQVDRSGNEWSRDPEDAEGTWSRSVRTPQPDGSYREITMVAGGRLVDELNYKAANDSYSLGMANLPKPQNPFKLDASGESMPPREPFETNRHYVRNPHNGEWNLSIHSMIDGRVPFDYSVPVGPEKSDQLERESQRIIAQNALNTPEALAARYQVAFNQYNWHEFATIEPVPEVITNALTQTQPLRASNGEKYTQDANGQWQTPGWVYGTNPAEGSIIEELNRTRQSQQAGVQELTSMADIARANPTPTEYGLRSQVVDAYRSAGIVRSAEEIDDAVAAVAQDHARAVPDFGTFTLQVQKDGSLATLAGKDDERMQIVSVTTPEEIAQAHVRRTTSEQEQQPAGVAPDAPSPHTSRPATQHDADVDRHHSTALRPGGSGLLEQLRSSVAMLDERNNKPWDQSSDRLLASAYRLAAEAGFKPGDTVDMALSEATETRAAGTTLFVTRSGLGASSDPAANRVQMPTQDALAIAPEQQYAAANRSLGAQDREQSQQLAQAQERQQEESRQGPRMG; from the coding sequence ATGGCCGACACACCGGTTTTTCAGGGACACCATCTGATCGAACAGAATGCGTTCGAGCAAAGCCAACTGCTGAAGTCGCTTGCCAGGAGTGGTCATTTCACGCTCCACGGACCCAACAACATTCTCAACCTGCCCGCGAACCCCGCGCTGGCAACCCGCCTGGGTATTTCGCCACACTCAGGCGGCCCGTTGAGTGCCTACTCGGATCAACTGAAGTTCGTTCTCGAGGACCTCACGGAAACCTACGATGGCCGAACCCTGCTGGCGAAGGATTCTCCGCCGGATGTGCGCGCTGCCGCCGTCGAGCGTATGGGTGCCCGCATCCAGGACCTGGAATACACCCTTCGCGCCGGCATCCTCAACGGCGACCTGGTCACCAACACGCCCGAGAACATGACCGCGGCGGAAGCCAACGCCAAGATCCGCACCTTCTTCTCCGATCTGGACGGCTACCAGCGCACCCACGCCGCGCAGATTGCGGAACTGAAGACCCTCAACCCCTCCGAGTTGCGCTGGCGCGCTGTCACCCAGTCCGAAGCCAATGTGAAGGCGGCGCTGGATGCCATCGACGAACCCGGCAACTCGACCCTGAGCGAGCGCTGGGGTGGCCGCGCATCGATGGGCACCGCGATTCAGGAGGCCAACCAGGGCGGTCGCCTGCCGCTGACCGAGCACACCGCTGCCCGCGTACGCACTGCGTTCAACCCGGAAATGCCACTGACCATCGTGCGCCCTGGCCCGGCAAGCACGGCTCCGGAACTGGCTGGCTCTGCAGGGCGAGCGGGCGCTGCAGAAGGTGCCGCCGAAGCTGCCGCCGCGCGCGGACAGATTACCGGCGCCCGCGTACTCGGGGCCGCGGGCGTCGCCGCACTGGCCGTGGACTTCGCCATCACCGGCCACCGCGTGGCCGAGTTGCGCAGCGAGGGCAACGACGCCGGCGCAAAATCTGCGGCCACCCACTTCGTGGGGCGCACTGCGGGTGGCTTTGGCGGCGGCTTCCTGTTGGGCGCAGGGTACGGAGTCGTTACCGGCTCGTGGACCGGACCAGGTGCGCTGGCTACCGGACTGCTGGGCGGCGTGGCCGGCGGCTTCGCCGGTGAGTACTGGGCCCAGTACCAGGACAAGAAAGCCGTTTACACCCAGGTGGACCGCAGCGGCAACGAATGGAGCCGCGACCCGGAGGATGCAGAGGGCACCTGGAGCCGCAGCGTGCGCACACCGCAGCCCGACGGAAGCTACCGCGAGATCACGATGGTCGCCGGTGGCCGGCTGGTGGACGAGCTGAACTACAAAGCCGCCAACGACTCCTATTCACTGGGCATGGCCAACCTGCCCAAGCCGCAGAACCCTTTCAAGCTTGATGCAAGCGGCGAGAGCATGCCCCCGCGCGAGCCGTTTGAAACCAACCGACACTACGTGCGCAATCCGCACAACGGCGAATGGAACCTCTCCATCCACTCAATGATTGATGGACGCGTCCCCTTTGACTACAGCGTGCCCGTCGGCCCGGAAAAGTCCGACCAACTGGAACGGGAATCGCAGCGCATCATTGCCCAGAACGCCTTGAACACGCCGGAGGCGCTCGCCGCCCGTTACCAGGTGGCGTTCAACCAGTACAACTGGCACGAGTTCGCCACCATTGAGCCGGTACCGGAGGTGATCACCAACGCGCTGACCCAGACGCAGCCCCTGCGCGCCTCCAACGGCGAGAAGTACACGCAGGATGCCAACGGGCAGTGGCAAACGCCGGGTTGGGTGTATGGCACCAACCCGGCCGAGGGCAGCATCATTGAGGAGCTCAATCGTACGCGCCAGAGCCAGCAGGCCGGCGTACAGGAGCTGACGTCCATGGCCGACATCGCCCGGGCCAACCCCACGCCGACCGAGTACGGCCTGCGCAGCCAGGTGGTGGACGCCTACCGTAGTGCCGGCATTGTGCGCAGTGCCGAAGAGATTGATGACGCCGTAGCCGCCGTTGCCCAGGATCACGCACGCGCCGTGCCCGACTTCGGCACGTTCACGCTGCAGGTACAGAAGGATGGCTCGCTGGCCACACTGGCTGGGAAAGATGACGAGCGCATGCAGATCGTTTCCGTCACCACGCCAGAGGAGATTGCTCAGGCACACGTGCGGCGCACGACCTCAGAACAAGAGCAGCAACCTGCGGGCGTCGCACCGGATGCACCTTCGCCACACACCTCCAGGCCTGCCACGCAGCACGACGCTGACGTAGACCGGCACCACAGCACAGCCCTGCGCCCAGGTGGCAGCGGGCTGCTGGAGCAGTTGCGCTCGTCGGTAGCCATGCTGGATGAAAGGAACAACAAGCCGTGGGACCAGAGCAGCGACCGCCTGCTGGCCAGCGCCTACCGGCTTGCGGCAGAAGCCGGGTTCAAGCCCGGCGACACAGTAGACATGGCATTGAGTGAAGCCACCGAAACCCGTGCTGCGGGTACCACGCTGTTCGTGACGCGCTCCGGGCTGGGCGCGTCATCAGACCCTGCCGCCAACCGGGTGCAGATGCCAACACAGGACGCCTTGGCGATCGCACCGGAGCAGCAATATGCAGCGGCCAACCGGAGCCTCGGCGCTCAGGACCGGGAGCAGTCGCAGCAGCTGGCGCAAGCGCAGGAGCGGCAGCAGGAAGAGAGCCGGCAGGGGCCGCGGATGGGCTGA
- a CDS encoding DUF2231 domain-containing protein has protein sequence MVNPLAQAHRGLGTTLFSLLNPIPFGFFVGALIFDAIYLNSAEVMWGKSAAWLITFGLLIAIIPRLINLFAVWRRNGTATRIDRIDFFLNLVAVLLAIWNAFVHSRDAYAVAVPGTILSALTVALIALGLILLSLQPPVLQGGRHG, from the coding sequence ATGGTCAACCCTCTGGCCCAGGCCCATCGCGGCCTCGGCACCACGCTGTTCAGCCTGTTGAACCCGATACCCTTCGGCTTCTTCGTCGGCGCGCTGATCTTCGACGCGATCTACCTCAACAGCGCCGAGGTGATGTGGGGCAAGTCCGCCGCCTGGCTGATCACCTTCGGCCTGCTGATCGCCATCATTCCGCGCCTGATCAACCTGTTCGCGGTCTGGCGCCGCAACGGCACCGCCACCCGCATCGACCGCATCGACTTCTTCCTCAACCTGGTCGCGGTGCTGCTGGCCATCTGGAACGCCTTCGTGCACAGCCGCGATGCGTATGCCGTCGCGGTGCCGGGCACGATCCTGTCGGCGCTGACCGTGGCCCTGATCGCCCTGGGCCTGATCCTGCTGTCGCTGCAGCCGCCGGTGCTGCAGGGAGGTCGTCATGGCTAA